The following coding sequences lie in one bacterium genomic window:
- a CDS encoding thymidine kinase, whose protein sequence is MKHPPSLTVIVGCMFSGKSEELLRRMKRADIARLRVLLVKPTLDTRGATEQVCSRDGRCMDAVSVHAATDISRAAEHYDVIGIDEAQFFDAGIIAVVQELYAAGKRIVVAGLDTDHRNDPFGSMHVLLCIPEASVVKLSAICMRCQSKATRTFRKSTSQAQVEIGDANAYEALCYACYGPACAERDAMPTLERASVPATV, encoded by the coding sequence ATGAAACACCCACCCTCTCTCACCGTCATCGTCGGCTGCATGTTCTCCGGCAAGAGCGAGGAGCTCCTCCGGCGCATGAAGCGTGCGGACATCGCGCGCCTGCGCGTCCTCCTCGTGAAGCCAACACTCGACACCCGCGGCGCGACGGAGCAGGTCTGCTCGCGCGACGGACGGTGCATGGACGCGGTGAGTGTACACGCGGCAACGGACATCAGCCGCGCGGCGGAGCACTACGACGTTATCGGCATTGACGAGGCGCAATTCTTTGACGCGGGCATCATTGCCGTCGTCCAGGAACTCTACGCAGCCGGCAAGCGTATCGTTGTCGCCGGACTCGATACCGACCACCGTAACGACCCGTTCGGTTCCATGCACGTCCTCCTGTGCATCCCCGAGGCATCCGTCGTGAAGCTCAGTGCGATCTGCATGCGCTGCCAGTCCAAAGCGACGCGCACGTTCCGAAAGTCCACCTCACAGGCGCAGGTGGAGATCGGCGACGCGAACGCGTACGAGGCACTCTGCTACGCCTGCTACGGCCCCGCGTGCGCGGAGCGTGACGCGATGCCCACCCTTGAACGCGCGAGCGTGCCCGCTACGGTGTAA